The DNA window CACGTCTTCGAGAACCTGTTGGACAACGCCATCAAGTATTCGCCGGAGAAGAGCCGGATCGTCATCGGCGCCGAGGAAAGGCCGCAGAGCAAGGTCGCCCTTTTCGTCCAGGACCAGGGGCCCGGTATCCCCAAAGAGGCCCAGGCCCGGGTCTTCGAGCGCTTCTTCCGGGTGGATGTTTCCCGCAGCCGGGAGGCGGGCGGGACCGGCCTGGGGCTTTCCATCGTGAAGCACCTGGTCGAAAAAATGGAAGGGGAAGTGGTCCTGCAGAGCGAGGAAGGGAAGGGCAGCACTTTTACGATCCTTTTAGCCATTCCCCTGGACTGAACCCCTTTCGGGGGCCTTCTTTTGGCGATCTTTTCCCGGTCCTTTCCTTAGAATGACCCTGTCCGTTCGAGACGGCCGGATCTTGGGCCGGTCCGGGCGGTGAAAAAGCCTTCGGGGAGGCTGGGATCATGGTTCGCGCTTATCCGGGATGCCGGCATTGAACAGTCTTGAGGTCGCCCGTGAACTGATCGGTTCCTCGGGGTTGGAGGAGAGCCTGTCCCTTTTCAAGACGGCGGGCCATGGCGGGACCGCGCCTCCGGAGGAACTCTTGAAATGGGTCCTGGCCATGAGCGCCTGCAACCTCAGCCGGACCCTGAAGCTGGAGCATATCCAGGCCCAGGTCCAGGAGGAGGATCGCCAGGACATCCTGGACGATTACATCGTGGAATCCCTCCGCCGCCAGGACCTGCAGGTCTTCCGGGATGGGGCGGAGTTGATGGAAAAGTGCCAGGATATCCTGAAGGCCGCCGAAGAACTGGAGTCCTTTTGGTACGGGACCCCTCAGGATCCCGGCAACCCGGGGCCCCGCTATTTTTGCGTGAAGGCGGTCCTTGAACACCTTGGGGCCGAGGACCAGTTGGACCTCCGTGACGCCCTTTTCGAATTCATGTACGTCCAGCACAGCCATTTCCTGGCCCATTTCCGCAGGCCCCGCCCGCAGGCCTAAGGACCTTGGGTAAGTTGTTGGGGCCGGGGCCTGGTCTTGGGTAGAATCCAGTGACTGTGTGGCGTGAGAAAAATATTCCTTGCCCAAGAGGTTACATGTTTTCCTTGTTCGAGGGCGCCAGCCTCAAGATCGCCAAGAACCTGATCAAGGTCACCGGGGTCCAACAGACCCTGGCCGTGATCCAGGCCAAGAACCTGGCCGCGGTCGGCGCGCCGGAGCTCCTGGAGCAGATCCTGGCCCTCAACGCCTGCAACCTCTTCCAGACCCTGAAGGAGGACTTCGTCGAACGGCAGATCGACGCGGAGGACCGCCAGGACATCGTGGACGATTACATCGTGGAGAACCTGCGGCTCCAGACCGTGATCCCCTACCGGGACGGCGGGCACCTGATGGACCTCTGCCTGAAGGTCCAGGACCTGTCGGAGAAATACAAGGTCCATTGGATGGAGGAACAGGAGGAGTCGGGCGGGCCGGGCCCCCGCTATTATTGCGTGAAGGACCTCCTGCGCCGGTTGGGGAACGAGAAGAACTACGAACTGCATGACACGCTGTTCGAGTTCGTTTACCTTCAGCACAAGCATTTCATCCACTACTTCAAGACCCTTTTGGAACCCATCGATGCCATGGAACCGAGGACCCCGGAGGGACCCGCCGGGGAAGCGGCCCCCGGCGAGCCCGGCGGGACGGCCTAGTTCACTTCTTGGCGGGGGAGTCCGGGACGAAGGTGACCGAGGCCGAGTTCACGCAGTAGCGCAGGCCCGTGGGCGGGGGACCATCCTCGAAAACATGGCCCAGGTGCCCGCCGCAACGGGGACAGTGGATCTCGACCCGGTCCATGCCCCAGGAGTGGTCCTCGCGGGTGGCGATGTTCTCCGGATAGATGGGTTTGAAGAAGCTGGGCCAGCCGGTGCCCGACTCGAACTTCGTGTCCGAAACGAAGATCTCCAACCCGCACCCGGCGCAGTGATAGACGCCCTTCTCGTGGTTGTTCCAGTAAAGGCCGGTGCAGGCCCTCTCGGTCCCGTGGCCGCGCAGGATCTCGTATTGCTCGGGGGTCAGCGCCTTCTTCCATTCGGCGTCCGTCTTGACCACCTTGTCGCCCTTCCACTTGCCCATATAGCACCCCTTGATGCCGATCTTTTCCTTCGCCTTGGCCTTCGCCTCGGAGCCGCCCGGCAGCAAGGCCAGGAGGCCCAAGACGAGGGAACCAGCCACTATCTTTCGGTCCATGGTACCCCCCTTCGGTCGTTCATCTTCGTTGAGGATTACGGGACGGCCGGCCGCGGGGTTACAGGCGACCCCCGGGTCAGTTCGTGGTTTCCTTGGGGGCCGCGGACTTTTCGGGCGGCGCCGCCGGTTCCTTGGGAGGGACGGCGGGGGCGGCGGGACGGTCGGAAAGGAGGATCTTCTCCACCCGCGCCCGGATCTCCTTGGCGATCGAAAGGGGGGATCGGGAGGCGGCGACGCTGAAGAAACCGTACTCCCGCTGCAGGGCCAGGAAGACCTTGTGGAGCTTGTTCTGGTACTTGATGAAATTATCGTACATGCTCCCGACCCGCTGGATGTCCATGCCCGATTCCCAGTAGTCCAAATAGCCCCGTTTCTGGAAATTCCGCTCGGCCAGGGTCTTGGGGCTGGTGTTGAGGTAAAAGACGGCGTCGGGCTCCAGGGCGAAACCGTAGATCTCCCGGAGCCAGTCCATGGAAGATCCCCGGACGATGTCCCGGGCCATGAGGGTGTAGATATAGCGGTCGGCCAGCACCACGAACCCCGCCTTGAGGGCAGGCAGGATGACCCGTTCCAGCTGGTCGGCGAAATCAGTGGCGTAGAAAAGGTTGAGGGTCAGGGCGTTCAGGGTGTTGCCGTGCATGGCCTCCGCCAGGGCCTCGCCGACCAGTTCGGACCTTTTGAGCCCCACCACCACGGTGGGATAACCCCGCCGCTCGAGCCAGTTCTGGAGGAAGCTGATCTGGGTGGAACGTCCCGCCCCGTCGGACCCCTCGATGACGATAAGGTTCCCCTTGAGCTGGGTCGGGTCGACGTTCGGGAGGCCCTTGCCGTAAAAACGCTTGGTCTTCATTCCGCGCCTCCCCGCTTGAGCTTGAATTTCTTGAGGTCGATCAGTTTCTTGACGACGTCCCGCATCCGGGCCTGCTGGAGTTCGGAGGGATCGGTGGCGTTGATGCGTTCGGCGTTGAATTCCTTGAAGATGCGGCCGTATTCCTCGTAGATCCTGCCCTGGAAGATCCGGAAGGATTCATAGGGGTCCTTGGAGAATCCCATGTCCAGGCCGGCCTCATGGTATTTCAAGGCGGGGCGTCCCTCCAGGATCCGGCCCAGGGCGACCTCCAGGGGAAGCTCAAAGAAGAAGGTGATGTCGGGCTTCCGGGCGAAGCGGTAGAGCTTGCGCAACCAGTCGCGGTCGCAGCCCCGGACCGAATCGCGGGCGAAGGCGGTATAGACGTAGCGGTCCGCCAGGACCAGGTAGCCCCCCTTCAGGAGGGGAAGGATCTGCCGCTCGTAACGGTCGGCGAAGTCGGTGGCGTGGATGAGGGAAAAGGTGGTGGGGGTTAGCAGTTTCTTCTTCTTGCCCTTGCGGGTCGCCTTTCGGACGAGTTCGGAGGAGTTCCATTCGGTGAAGAAGACCTTGTAGCCTTCCAGCTCCAGCCAGCGCTTCAGGAGCCGTATCTGGGTCGACTTTCCGGACCCGTCCAGGCCTTCCACGGCGATCAGTTTGCCTTCGACCTCTTGGTTGGACTTGGGCATTCTCAAGACTCCTTTGGAACAGGGATGGACGCCGATGGACGGCGATGGGAAGAAAGGCGATTCGAGAACCGCCGGATCCGTACCTTGGGCTGCCCGAAGTTCATCAAGTCGCTGACCTTGTAGGCGCAACCGATCACCTGCTTGGTCAAATCACTAGGTCCTTTATCCTTATTCATCCGGGTTTATCCCTGTTCCTTGTCAGCTTTTGACGGCGAATTTGACCTTGAAGGTCTTCTCGAACATGTCGCACTTCTTCATCAGGGCCCAGCGTTCCAGAAGGAGGTCGCCCTTGCCGACCATCCGGATCGCGAATTGCGGGCGGGTGGAAAGGATACGGAACTCCTGGACCCGGCCCGAGTGGTCATGGTCCATGGCGTCCGCCACGCGGAGCAGGGAAGCGAGCTTCCAGACCAGGACCTTTTGACGGGGGTCCAGGGGGCGGAAGTTCTCGTGGGTGGCTTTGGGCAATGCCTTACGGTGATAACGGGCGATATTGGCGATCAATTCGACCTGCTCGACCTTCAGACCGATCAGGGGGGTGGCCTTGATCAGATAGTAGGAATGCTTGTGATGGGCCGCGTAATTCACGAACTGGCCGATATCGTGGAGGCGG is part of the bacterium genome and encodes:
- the tmk gene encoding dTMP kinase, which codes for MPKSNQEVEGKLIAVEGLDGSGKSTQIRLLKRWLELEGYKVFFTEWNSSELVRKATRKGKKKKLLTPTTFSLIHATDFADRYERQILPLLKGGYLVLADRYVYTAFARDSVRGCDRDWLRKLYRFARKPDITFFFELPLEVALGRILEGRPALKYHEAGLDMGFSKDPYESFRIFQGRIYEEYGRIFKEFNAERINATDPSELQQARMRDVVKKLIDLKKFKLKRGGAE
- the msrB gene encoding peptide-methionine (R)-S-oxide reductase MsrB — translated: MDRKIVAGSLVLGLLALLPGGSEAKAKAKEKIGIKGCYMGKWKGDKVVKTDAEWKKALTPEQYEILRGHGTERACTGLYWNNHEKGVYHCAGCGLEIFVSDTKFESGTGWPSFFKPIYPENIATREDHSWGMDRVEIHCPRCGGHLGHVFEDGPPPTGLRYCVNSASVTFVPDSPAKK
- the tmk gene encoding dTMP kinase, with translation MKTKRFYGKGLPNVDPTQLKGNLIVIEGSDGAGRSTQISFLQNWLERRGYPTVVVGLKRSELVGEALAEAMHGNTLNALTLNLFYATDFADQLERVILPALKAGFVVLADRYIYTLMARDIVRGSSMDWLREIYGFALEPDAVFYLNTSPKTLAERNFQKRGYLDYWESGMDIQRVGSMYDNFIKYQNKLHKVFLALQREYGFFSVAASRSPLSIAKEIRARVEKILLSDRPAAPAVPPKEPAAPPEKSAAPKETTN